One Acidobacteriota bacterium DNA window includes the following coding sequences:
- a CDS encoding ferrochelatase, giving the protein MRKRKLLPILILFFFLLGSLTPIKGKVGVLLIAHGSPERMWNGPVQKIVKMVNLPYPVELGFLEYVPDQTIEQAVAKLMAKGADEIIAIPLFISSYSNHIEEIKYILKLRKEPPQGAEELHPLRSDAHFILTPAFDAHPLIGEILRDRVKELSVSQKNEIVVLTAHGAETEENLARWNEQLASLATQLKKQLGLKDVKYGYIFKGRSPYLREVVKEEAKRGRVIVIPIMVSAGFFTEKRIPQILKNLSYRYNGSPLAPDRRLARWVEVMVKNTLHPRRGSNPPINKDCR; this is encoded by the coding sequence ATGAGAAAAAGGAAACTCCTTCCAATCTTGATCTTATTTTTCTTCCTTTTGGGAAGCCTTACCCCAATAAAGGGCAAGGTAGGCGTACTCCTCATCGCCCACGGAAGCCCGGAGAGGATGTGGAACGGCCCGGTCCAAAAGATCGTTAAAATGGTCAACCTTCCTTATCCTGTTGAACTTGGCTTTCTGGAGTATGTCCCTGATCAGACTATCGAACAGGCGGTAGCCAAATTAATGGCGAAAGGGGCGGATGAGATAATCGCCATACCCCTGTTCATCTCCTCTTATAGCAACCACATCGAGGAGATAAAATATATCCTCAAGCTTAGAAAAGAGCCACCACAAGGAGCAGAAGAGCTCCATCCTCTTAGGAGCGATGCGCATTTCATTCTTACCCCTGCCTTTGACGCTCATCCCCTTATTGGAGAGATCCTCAGAGACCGGGTAAAGGAGCTAAGCGTTTCCCAAAAGAATGAAATCGTGGTGCTCACTGCTCATGGAGCGGAAACCGAAGAAAACCTGGCAAGATGGAATGAACAACTCGCCTCGCTGGCTACCCAACTCAAGAAGCAACTCGGGCTAAAAGATGTGAAGTACGGCTACATCTTCAAAGGGAGGTCCCCCTATCTCCGGGAAGTGGTGAAAGAGGAAGCAAAAAGGGGAAGGGTGATCGTGATACCGATTATGGTAAGCGCTGGTTTCTTCACCGAGAAGCGCATTCCTCAGATATTGAAAAACCTATCTTACAGGTATAATGGTTCCCCTTTAGCTCCTGATCGAAGATTAGCAAGATGGGTGGAAGTGATGGTTAAAAATACCCTACATCCCCGAAGGGGATCAAATCCTCCCATCAATAAGGATTGCCGATGA
- a CDS encoding MFS transporter, whose protein sequence is MKEKKILGIEKNVFLLGWVSFFTDASSETIYPLLPLFLTNVLKASSPVIGLIEGIAEATASLLKTLSGWLSDRIHRKKIFVFYGYLVSALTKPLFYFVTFWQQVLFLRFFDRVGKGVRTSPRDALISDLAKRRVRGKSFGFHRAMDTAGAIVGSLLAFSLMSLLASNYRLIFLIAAIPAFIAISLIPLIEEKKKEKPKGEEKEGEVKLAFSSLERGLKLFIVVSFIFSLGHFSNAFLILRAQTAGISPKIIPLVYLLFNLVYALISIPAGILSDRIGRKKLIIFGYFFFALIFVGFAFARSPLSIVLLFAGYGIYYGVAEGVQRAFVGDISRHEVRGTAYGLYHTAVGIALFPANVIAGFLWKLFSPTATFLYGALMATVAGILFIFVIKEAPAGEGE, encoded by the coding sequence GCTTTTTCACCGATGCCTCAAGCGAGACGATCTACCCCCTCCTTCCCCTATTCCTCACCAATGTGCTCAAGGCATCGTCCCCGGTGATCGGGTTGATCGAGGGGATAGCGGAGGCGACCGCCAGCCTGCTTAAAACCCTCTCCGGCTGGCTCTCCGACCGGATACATCGGAAGAAGATCTTCGTCTTCTATGGGTACCTCGTCTCTGCTCTTACCAAACCGCTCTTTTACTTCGTTACCTTCTGGCAGCAGGTCCTCTTCCTCCGCTTTTTCGATCGGGTGGGGAAAGGGGTAAGGACCTCACCGCGGGACGCCTTGATCTCCGATCTCGCAAAAAGGAGGGTCCGGGGAAAATCGTTCGGCTTCCACCGGGCAATGGATACCGCTGGCGCTATCGTCGGCTCGCTTCTCGCCTTTTCCCTTATGTCTCTCCTTGCATCCAACTATCGACTCATCTTCCTTATCGCGGCGATACCTGCTTTCATCGCCATCTCCCTTATTCCCCTGATCGAAGAGAAAAAGAAAGAAAAACCAAAGGGAGAAGAAAAAGAAGGGGAGGTAAAACTGGCTTTCTCCTCCCTCGAAAGGGGGCTTAAGCTCTTTATCGTGGTGAGCTTCATCTTCTCCTTGGGCCACTTCAGCAATGCCTTCCTCATCCTGAGGGCACAGACCGCCGGTATCTCTCCCAAGATCATCCCCCTTGTCTATCTCCTCTTTAATCTTGTTTACGCCCTCATCTCTATTCCTGCTGGCATCCTTTCGGATAGGATAGGGAGGAAGAAGCTGATAATATTCGGCTATTTCTTCTTCGCCCTCATCTTCGTTGGCTTCGCCTTTGCCCGTTCTCCCCTATCCATCGTTCTACTTTTTGCAGGCTACGGCATCTACTACGGGGTTGCCGAAGGGGTACAGCGGGCGTTCGTGGGGGATATATCACGGCACGAGGTGAGGGGGACGGCTTACGGTCTCTACCACACCGCGGTGGGCATCGCTCTCTTTCCCGCAAACGTTATCGCCGGTTTTCTGTGGAAGCTTTTTTCTCCTACCGCTACCTTCCTTTATGGCGCCCTGATGGCGACGGTAGCTGGCATCCTCTTTATCTTCGTAATAAAGGAAGCCCCTGCCGGCGAAGGGGAATGA
- a CDS encoding glycosyltransferase family 39 protein, with the protein MTPKYIFAVLFLGSLFLLLGRFYVTRSVAGGDAVYYYITLRSLVIDRDLNFANEYHHFASTVSPFTGNPKIREIPKPTITGRLPNKYPIGSAILLSPFFALAHLLALALKAVGVPLSADGYGAIYQLSAGIGSLIYGFAGLLLIFLLGKRLYEPKASLLSTSFILLATPLIYYLTMEPLMSHSLSFFMISLFIFLWYHLRKKGRVYHFALLGAIGGLAGIVRYQDGFFLLIPVIDLVILSFRRRRDEVLLFARYGLRLAMFIFGAVLALLPQLYVNRVLYGSFFTTGYAGESFPYWKMPKLLYTLFSPASGLILWSPIIAFSLVGLLFLSRRDRLFGSLLFFAFLAQWYLVSSWWSPDQGDSFGNRMLLNCIPIFAFGLMELFQRIKKREGLYKTVLILSFLFVLINGVLAGLYCFRIIGNPY; encoded by the coding sequence TTGACCCCAAAGTATATATTTGCCGTCCTTTTTCTTGGAAGTTTGTTTTTGCTTCTGGGGCGGTTTTATGTCACCAGGAGTGTGGCAGGAGGGGATGCGGTATATTACTACATCACCTTAAGATCGCTTGTAATCGACCGGGACCTGAACTTCGCTAACGAATACCATCATTTCGCAAGTACCGTCTCTCCCTTCACCGGAAACCCGAAGATAAGGGAGATACCGAAACCAACGATAACAGGAAGGCTCCCCAATAAATACCCGATAGGGAGCGCCATTCTCCTTTCCCCCTTCTTCGCCCTTGCCCACCTGTTAGCCCTCGCCCTGAAAGCGGTGGGCGTCCCTCTATCCGCCGATGGTTATGGAGCGATCTATCAACTTTCCGCCGGAATAGGAAGCCTCATCTACGGTTTTGCCGGCTTGCTCCTCATCTTTCTCCTCGGGAAAAGGCTTTATGAGCCGAAGGCTTCCCTTCTTTCAACCTCCTTTATTCTCCTTGCCACCCCGCTCATCTACTACCTGACAATGGAACCGTTGATGTCCCATTCCCTCTCCTTCTTCATGATTAGCCTTTTCATCTTCCTCTGGTATCACCTGCGGAAGAAGGGGAGGGTTTACCACTTCGCCTTACTCGGGGCGATTGGCGGGCTCGCTGGTATCGTCCGCTATCAGGATGGCTTTTTCCTCCTCATCCCGGTGATCGACCTCGTCATCCTCTCCTTCCGCCGGAGGAGGGATGAGGTACTTCTTTTCGCCCGTTATGGTTTACGGCTGGCGATGTTTATCTTTGGAGCGGTTTTAGCCCTCTTGCCCCAGCTCTATGTAAATAGGGTGCTTTATGGTTCTTTTTTCACCACCGGCTATGCGGGGGAGAGCTTTCCTTATTGGAAGATGCCGAAGCTCCTTTATACCTTATTCTCCCCGGCAAGTGGTCTTATCCTCTGGTCCCCGATAATCGCTTTTTCCCTTGTGGGGCTCCTTTTTCTTTCTCGGCGGGATCGGCTTTTTGGTTCGCTCCTCTTTTTCGCCTTTCTCGCTCAGTGGTATTTGGTAAGTAGCTGGTGGAGCCCGGACCAGGGGGATTCCTTTGGTAATCGGATGCTTCTAAACTGCATCCCGATATTCGCCTTCGGTTTGATGGAGCTCTTCCAGCGGATTAAGAAGCGAGAAGGGCTTTATAAAACGGTGTTGATCCTCTCCTTTCTTTTCGTCCTGATAAACGGGGTCCTTGCCGGGCTTTACTGCTTCCGCATCATCGGCAATCCTTATTGA
- a CDS encoding type II toxin-antitoxin system HicA family toxin has product MTSDLPAITGKQLIRLLKKDGFVIKRRATHGVAMAKSVGERTIVTVIPDTRASLPRGTLMDILGPKQTKLGREGLLKLIEKYGLK; this is encoded by the coding sequence ATGACCTCCGATCTCCCCGCTATTACCGGCAAACAGTTAATTCGACTTCTTAAAAAAGATGGTTTTGTCATTAAACGGAGAGCGACTCACGGGGTTGCGATGGCAAAGTCTGTGGGCGAGCGGACTATAGTTACTGTTATCCCGGACACGAGAGCTTCGCTTCCTCGGGGAACTTTGATGGATATCCTTGGACCGAAGCAAACCAAGCTTGGAAGAGAAGGGCTTCTCAAGCTTATTGAGAAATACGGACTTAAATAG